Proteins found in one Sorghum bicolor cultivar BTx623 chromosome 1, Sorghum_bicolor_NCBIv3, whole genome shotgun sequence genomic segment:
- the LOC8085463 gene encoding expansin-A25: MDRPLALLAVLAATSFFAPAKGWNYGTATFYGGRDGSGTMGGACGYGNLYQAGYGTNTAALSSVLFNDGAACGQCYLVMCDSNASPWCRRGAAVTVTATNFCPPNWAQPSNSGGWCNPPRPHFDMAQPAWERIGVYRAGIIPVLYQQVTCWRQGGIRITIGGSSFFQLVQFSNVAGSGSIRSVSVKGTKTGWVALNRNWGANWQCNSALFGQSLSFSVTSTGGQTLYMTDVVPSWWQIGMAFGSNYNFY; this comes from the exons ATGGACAGACCCCTCGCATTGCTCGCCGTCCTGGCGGCGACGTCGTTCTTCGCGCCGGCGAAGGGCTGGAACTACGGGACGGCGACGTTCTACGGCGGCCGCGACGGCTCCGGCACAATGG GTGGCGCGTGCGGGTATGGCAACCTGTACCAGGCCGGGTACGGGacgaacacggcggcgctgagcTCGGTGCTGTTCAACGACGGCGCGGCGTGCGGTCAGTGCTACCTGGTGATGTGCGACAGCAACGCGTCCCCCTGGTGCAGGCGCGGCGCCGCGGTGACCGTCACGGCCACCAACTTCTGCCCGCCCAACTGGGCGCAGCCCAGCAACAGCGGCGGCTGGTGCAACCCGCCGCGGCCGCACTTCGACATGGCGCAGCCCGCCTGGGAGCGCATCGGCGTCTACAGAGCCGGCATCATCCCCGTCCTGTACCAGCA GGTGACGTGCTGGAGGCAGGGAGGGATCAGGATCACCATCGGAGGGTCCAGCTTCTTCCAGCTGGTGCAGTTCTCCAACGTGGCCGGCAGCGGCTCCATCCGGTCCGTGTCTGTGAAGGGGACCAAGACCGGGTGGGTCGCGCTGAACCGCAACTGGGGCGCCAACTGGCAGTGCAACTCGGCGCTCTTCGGCCAGTCGCTCTCCTTCTCCGTCACCTCCACCGGCGGCCAGACGCTCTACATGACCGACGTCGTGCCGTCGTGGTGGCAGATCGGCATGGCTTTCGGAAGCAACTATAATTTCTACTAA
- the LOC8085462 gene encoding la-related protein 1B isoform X1 yields MASSADPHAAVAGAGTPPSDSPVGAKKARAAAAVWKLPAGATVPVAVAVENPIIDADSWPALPGLVSPPPPAAGPAAKASPKAASPASTVAVMSPASLGNPGAPDANPGNDAPVRNPVARRALVMPVADGLEKSAPAPESSPVYVPNNARSNGADPHQNGRFGSHPHARGGGYGGGNRRGNGGGGGRRGGEHHGGFDGQRRGGGRRDGHGPVHQQRGHQPTYIRAPPTLAVVAGAPPPPPPFVSPATQTPPYGAPMGFPADIAPHVYYFAAPTSEGIQGLPFVHPASPQAVLIDPFRKGLLEQIEYYFSDANLCKDLYLRQRMDDQGWVPLSLIAGFPQVQKITNNIQFILETVMLSNVVEVQGDKLRRRGAWENWLLPKQNYSAGSSSGSLSPVTSNIDSLASQFRSVGFEGATYHANMPGMHGEALLTRSATSVSLGYHASTFGGLQSNGSGPLFGPKSARNLLRSDTF; encoded by the exons ATGGCTAGCAGCGCCGACCCGCATGCGGCCGTTGCCGGGGCCGGGACGCCCCCGTCCGATAGCCCGGTCGGGGCGAAGAAGGCTAGGGCGGCGGCCGCCGTCTGGAAGCTCCCCGCGGGCGCGACGGTGCCCGTCGCGGTGGCTGTTGAAAACCCTATCATCGACGCGGACTCCTGGCCGGCGCTGCCCGGGCTGgtctctccgccgccgccggctgcgGGGCCAGCGGCCAAGGCGTCCCCTAAGGCCGCTTCTCCAGCTTCCACT GTGGCGGTGATGTCGCCGGCCTCTTTGGGCAATCCCGGCGCGCCGGATGCTAACCCTGGAAATGATGCTCCGGTGCGCAATCCTGTGGCCCGGCGTGCCCTGGTGATGCCTGTGGCGGATGGGCTGGAGAAGAGTGCCCCTGCACCAGAATCATCCCCTGTTTATGTGCCTAATAATGCCCGGAGCAACGGCGCAGATCCTCATCAGAATGGACGCTTTGGCTCCCACCCCCATGCCCGAGGTGGTGGCTATGGTGGGGGAAACAGGAGGGGTaatggtggaggtggtgggcgaCGTGGGGGTGAGCACCACGGGGGTTTTGATGGACAACGGCGCGGAGGTGGACGCAGAGATGGGCATGGACCAGTTCATCAGCAGCGTGGCCATCAGCCAACATACATTAGGGCTCCTCCTACTCTGGCTGTTGTAGCAGGAgcacctccgccgccgcctccattTGTTAGCCCCGCTACTCAGACACCACCTTATGGGGCGCCTATGGGCTTCCCTG CAGACATAGCACCGCATGTTTACTATTTTGCGGCACCCACCTCGGAAGGCATTCAAGGCCTGCCTTTTGTGCATCCAGCAAGCCCCCAAGCTGTTTTAATCGACCCTTTCCGAAAGGGTCTTCTGGAGCAGATAGAATATTATTTCAG TGATGCCAATCTGTGTAAGGACCTATACCTGCGGCAACGCATGGATGACCAAGGTTGGGTGCCATTATCCCTGATTGCTGGCTTTCCCCAA GTCCAGAAGATTACTAATAATATTCAGTTTATCTTGGAAACAGTCATGCTATCTAACGTTGTGGAAGTGCAG GGTGACAAACTGCGAAGGCGTGGAGCATGGGAGAATTGGCTGCTTCCAAAACAAAATTATTCTGCTGGGAGTTCTTCTGGTTCGTTGTCCCCTGTGACATCCAACATTGATTCTCTGGCATCTCAGTTTCGTTCTGTTGGATTTGAGGGGGCAACATACCATGCCAACATGCCAGGAATGCATGGTGAAGCTCTCCTGACAAGATCAGCAACTTCAGTTAGTCTAGGTTATCATGCATCAACCTTCGGTGGCCTACAGAGCAATGGGAGTGGAcctctttttgggccgaagtcTGCAAGAAATTTACTGAGGAGCGATACCTTTTGA
- the LOC8080534 gene encoding uncharacterized protein LOC8080534, translated as MERLISTPTSSPSPSQTRIRGPLLLPSRRLPAAAAWPRLRCPPTRPGAIALASPLRHEALSAAPEEARSDPPPTPPAAVGSPSKLLGSLLPKASTAALFLLMTLVTSSLHSGLPAYASMQPVAKTGGRLFTTEILSSGWAGFLAGCLHTLSGPDHLVALAPLSIGRSRIESGLVGALWGCGHDAGQVIFGLLFLLLKDRLHIEVFRAWGTRVVGLTLLIIGAMGVREASEVQESSLVLEGIDANMSSNDPLQSPSTPRKKKVGFATFATGVVHGLQPDALLMVLPALALPSRFAGAAFLVMFLVGTVFSMGSYTAFVGSCSEALKEKVPRITEKLTWAASLVAIGMGLALLVGQFFGFSLY; from the exons ATGGAGCGGCTCATCTCCACGCCCACCtcctccccgtccccgtcccagACCCGGATCCGGGGACCCCTTTTACTCCCCTCCAGGCGCCTCCCCGCCGCCGCGGCATGGCCCCGGCTGCGCTGCCCGCCCACGCGGCCCGGCGCGATCGCGCTGGCGTCGCCGCTGCGCCACGAGGCTCTCTCTGCCGCACCGGAGGAGGCGCGGAGCgacccgccgccgacgccgccggctGCTGTCGGCAGCCCGTCGAAGCTGCTCGGGAGTCTGCTCCCAAAG GCTTCCACTGCTGCCCTTTTCCTATTGATGACACTTGTTACTAGCTCCCTGCACTCTGGCCTTCCTGCCTATGCATCGATGCAACCAGTTGCCAAAACTGGTGGAAGACTCTTCACGACAGAGATACTAAGCAGTGGTTGGGCTGGTTTTTTAGCTGGGTGCTTACATACCTTGTCTGGGCCAGACCATCTAGTTGCCTTGGCGCCGCTGTCAATTGGGAGATCCAGAATTGAAAGTGGACTGGTTGGCGCCCTTTGGGGCTGTGGTCATGATGCAGGGCAAGTCATTTTTGGCCTGCTCTTCTTGTTACTCAAGGATCGATTGCACATTGAGGTTTTCCGTGCATGGGGAACAAGAGTTGTAGGCCTGACCCTTCTGATCATAGGAGCCATGGGTGTACGGGAAGCTTCGGAGGTTCAAGAATCCTCACTAGTGCTGGAGGGCATCGATGCCAACATGAGCAGCAATGACCCTTTGCAGTCCCCTTCAACTCCCCGGAAGAAGAAAGTCGGTTTTGCGACATTTGCCACCGGAGTCGTCCATGGTCTCCAACCGGATGCGCTGCTGATGGTTCTCCCGGCTTTGGCTCTTCCGTCGCGCTTTGCCGGCGCGGCCTTCCTCGTCATGTTCCTGGTCGGCACCGTGTTTTCGATGGGGAGTTACACTGCTTTTGTAGGTTCTTGTAGCGAGGCCCTGAAAGAGAAGGTTCCCAGGATAACAGAGAAACTGACCTGGGCTGCTTCGCTTGTGGCTATAGGCATGGGTCTAGCTCTTCTGGTTGGGCAGTTCTTTGGTTTCAGCCTGTACTGA
- the LOC8085461 gene encoding heavy metal-associated isoprenylated plant protein 27: MLRVDDLIAELCLLPAKVLGKKKRREFQTVELLVRMDCEGCERRVRKAVEDMRGVSSVEVDPKQNKVSVSGYVEAPEVVERLRRRAGKEAKPWPYVPYEVVPHPYAPGAYDKKAPPGYVRNVLDDPDAAPLVRAASMEERYTTAFSDDNPNSCAVM, from the coding sequence ATGCTTCGCGTCGACGACCTCATCGCCGAACTCTGCCTTCTGCCGGCCAAAGTCCTCGGCAAGAAGAAGCGCAGGGAGTTCCAGACGGTGGAGCTGTTGGTGCGGATGGACTGCGAGGGGTGCGAGCGCAGGGTGAGGAAGGCAGTGGAGGACATGAGAGGCGTGAGCAGCGTGGAGGTGGACCCGAAGCAGAACAAGGTGTCGGTGTCCGGGTACGTGGAGGCGCCGGAGGTGGtggagcggctgcggcggcgcgccGGGAAGGAGGCCAAGCCGTGGCCCTACGTGCCGTACGAGGTGGTGCCGCACCCCTACGCCCCGGGCGCCTACGACAAGAAGGCGCCGCCCGGGTACGTCCGCAACGTGCTCGACGACCCCGACGCCGCGCCGCTCGTCAGGGCCGCCTCCATGGAGGAGAGGTACACCACCGCCTTCAGCGACGACAACCCAAACTCCTGCGCCGTCATGTGA
- the LOC8085462 gene encoding la-related protein 1B isoform X2 produces MASSADPHAAVAGAGTPPSDSPVGAKKARAAAAVWKLPAGATVPVAVAVENPIIDADSWPALPGLVSPPPPAAGPAAKASPKAASPASTVAVMSPASLGNPGAPDANPGNDAPVRNPVARRALVMPVADGLEKSAPAPESSPVYVPNNARSNGADPHQNGRFGSHPHARGGGYGGGNRRGNGGGGGRRGGEHHGGFDGQRRGGGRRDGHGPVHQQRGHQPTYIRAPPTLAVVAGAPPPPPPFVSPATQTPPYGAPMGFPDIAPHVYYFAAPTSEGIQGLPFVHPASPQAVLIDPFRKGLLEQIEYYFSDANLCKDLYLRQRMDDQGWVPLSLIAGFPQVQKITNNIQFILETVMLSNVVEVQGDKLRRRGAWENWLLPKQNYSAGSSSGSLSPVTSNIDSLASQFRSVGFEGATYHANMPGMHGEALLTRSATSVSLGYHASTFGGLQSNGSGPLFGPKSARNLLRSDTF; encoded by the exons ATGGCTAGCAGCGCCGACCCGCATGCGGCCGTTGCCGGGGCCGGGACGCCCCCGTCCGATAGCCCGGTCGGGGCGAAGAAGGCTAGGGCGGCGGCCGCCGTCTGGAAGCTCCCCGCGGGCGCGACGGTGCCCGTCGCGGTGGCTGTTGAAAACCCTATCATCGACGCGGACTCCTGGCCGGCGCTGCCCGGGCTGgtctctccgccgccgccggctgcgGGGCCAGCGGCCAAGGCGTCCCCTAAGGCCGCTTCTCCAGCTTCCACT GTGGCGGTGATGTCGCCGGCCTCTTTGGGCAATCCCGGCGCGCCGGATGCTAACCCTGGAAATGATGCTCCGGTGCGCAATCCTGTGGCCCGGCGTGCCCTGGTGATGCCTGTGGCGGATGGGCTGGAGAAGAGTGCCCCTGCACCAGAATCATCCCCTGTTTATGTGCCTAATAATGCCCGGAGCAACGGCGCAGATCCTCATCAGAATGGACGCTTTGGCTCCCACCCCCATGCCCGAGGTGGTGGCTATGGTGGGGGAAACAGGAGGGGTaatggtggaggtggtgggcgaCGTGGGGGTGAGCACCACGGGGGTTTTGATGGACAACGGCGCGGAGGTGGACGCAGAGATGGGCATGGACCAGTTCATCAGCAGCGTGGCCATCAGCCAACATACATTAGGGCTCCTCCTACTCTGGCTGTTGTAGCAGGAgcacctccgccgccgcctccattTGTTAGCCCCGCTACTCAGACACCACCTTATGGGGCGCCTATGGGCTTCCCTG ACATAGCACCGCATGTTTACTATTTTGCGGCACCCACCTCGGAAGGCATTCAAGGCCTGCCTTTTGTGCATCCAGCAAGCCCCCAAGCTGTTTTAATCGACCCTTTCCGAAAGGGTCTTCTGGAGCAGATAGAATATTATTTCAG TGATGCCAATCTGTGTAAGGACCTATACCTGCGGCAACGCATGGATGACCAAGGTTGGGTGCCATTATCCCTGATTGCTGGCTTTCCCCAA GTCCAGAAGATTACTAATAATATTCAGTTTATCTTGGAAACAGTCATGCTATCTAACGTTGTGGAAGTGCAG GGTGACAAACTGCGAAGGCGTGGAGCATGGGAGAATTGGCTGCTTCCAAAACAAAATTATTCTGCTGGGAGTTCTTCTGGTTCGTTGTCCCCTGTGACATCCAACATTGATTCTCTGGCATCTCAGTTTCGTTCTGTTGGATTTGAGGGGGCAACATACCATGCCAACATGCCAGGAATGCATGGTGAAGCTCTCCTGACAAGATCAGCAACTTCAGTTAGTCTAGGTTATCATGCATCAACCTTCGGTGGCCTACAGAGCAATGGGAGTGGAcctctttttgggccgaagtcTGCAAGAAATTTACTGAGGAGCGATACCTTTTGA